One Oncorhynchus clarkii lewisi isolate Uvic-CL-2024 chromosome 28, UVic_Ocla_1.0, whole genome shotgun sequence genomic region harbors:
- the LOC139386520 gene encoding myosin light chain kinase 2, skeletal/cardiac muscle-like isoform X5 encodes MERFFKGRDIWLVSSMCLMASYLWHRLWDLLCYRRTAKESIPSNVQSKDHKGKDGKEKSSLSTKGLKTQKKKPPDTADTISLRKQALLLKEVQKLNRENAERSSSGHQQQLTPDGVLDLEAGSGRASEGLGSSQTGSLSPNLLDLILKGPKAPVTEEESLSEEREAAGDGLKVEERKEEEEVIKKQEKEDHLSELKFKEEEREEELLKITEQPEEVRGAEEREGNKKEEDSAGPSEAADMSVKDLPPLPPSPEAPGETGSIPESCEVHNRSASSQSLEAAEQDQIEECSTSSKRRVAEEDLGVEDHKKSRVEGEAGEEYVRQGEKEQGERQEEEEEGERPEDEDEGWGIFKADGVDIRVELKERMGKEKKPDQSTEVRQSTGEQFFIDKSSPPPAPFNHRMVSAKPNQISNFYTINRAEVLGGGRFGQVHKCMENSSGLTLAAKIIKARSQKEKEVVKNEITVMNQLDHANLIQLYAAYESRNDIILVLEYVDGGELFDRIIDENYTLMELDTVLFIRQICEGLQHMHKMYILHLDLKPENILCVSRVTNKIKIIDFGLARKYKPREKLRINFGTPEFLAPEVVNYDFVSFNTDMWSLGVITYMLLSGLCPFLGDDDNETLNNILACQWNFEEAEFTDISEEAKDFISKLLIINKSWRIGASEALRHPWLSDAVLHHRLHEKKNMCNRSRRSSCVPTTDS; translated from the exons TCAAAAGATCAcaaggggaaggatgggaaggagaAGTCCAGTCTGAGCACAAAAGGTCTGAAAACACAGAAGAAGAAACCCCCAGATACAGCAG ACACCATCTCCCTGAGGAAGCAGGCGTTGCTGCTAAAGGAGGTTCAGAAGCTCAACAGGGAGAATGCAGAGAGATCATCATCAGGTCACCAGCAGCAGCTTACCCCTGATGGCGTCTTGGACCTGGAGGCTGGATCTGGAAGGGCCTCAGAGGGTTTGGGGTCATCACAGACTGGGTCCCTCAGCCCGAACCTGCTGGACTTGATCCTCAAGGGCCCCAAGGCCCCCGTGACCGAAGAGGAGTCATTGtctgaggagagggaggcagcagGAGATGGACtaaaagtggaggagaggaaggaggaagaggaggtcatAAAGAAGCAAGAGAAGGAAGACCACCTCAGTGAATTGAAGTTCAAGGAAGAGGAGCGAGAGGAAGAGCTGTTGAAAATCACAGAGCAGCCTGAGGAGGttagaggagcagaggagagagaggggaacaaaaAGGAGGAGGACAGTGCAGGCCCATCAGAAGCTGCTGATATGTCAGTTAAggatctccctcctctcccaccctcccctgAAGCTCCAGGAGAGACTGGCTCTATTCCAGAGAG TTGTGAAGTCCACAACAGAAGTGCCTCCTCTCAGTCTCTGGAAGCTGCAGAACAGGACCAGATTGAAGAGTGCAGCACCAGCAGTAAGCGTCGCGTGGCGGAGGAAGACCTGGGAGTGGAGGACCACAAGAAGAGTCGGGTGGAGGGAGAAGCAGGAGAGGAATATGTGAGGCAGGGGGAGAAGGAGCagggggagaggcaggaggaggaagaggaaggagaaagaccagaggatgaggatgagggatGGGGCATCTTCAAGGCAGACGGGGTGGATATCCGTGTGGAACTGAAGGAGAGGATGGGAAAAGAGAAGAAGCCTGATCAGTCTACAGAAGTCAGGCAGTCTACTGGGGAACAGTTCTTCATTG ATAAAAGCTCTCCTCCTCCGGCTCCATTCAACCATCGGATGGTGTCAGCCAAACCGAACCAGATCAGCAACTTCTACACCATCAACAGAGCAGAGGTTCTCGGAGG AGGTCGTTTTGGCCAGGTGCACAAATGCATGGAAAACTCCTCGGGTCTCACCCTGGCTGCCAAGATCATCAAAGCCCGGAGTCAGAAAGAGAAG GAGGTGGTGAAGAATGAGATCACGGTCATGAACCAGCTGGACCACGCCAACCTGATCCAGCTCTACGCTGCCTACGAGTCCAGGAACGACATCATCCTGGTGCTGGAATA tGTGGATGGAGGGGAGCTCTTTGACAGGATCATCGATGAGAACTACACTCTGATGGAGCTGGACACGGTGCTGTTCATCAGGCAGATCTGTGAGGGCCTGCAGCACATGCACAAGATGTACATCCTCCATCTGGACCTCAAG CCAGAGAATATTCTATGTGTGAGCAGAGTCACGAATAAAATTAAGATCATCGACTTTGGACTTGCCAGAAA ATACAAGCCCAGAGAGAAGTTACGAATAAATTTCGGCACCCCAGAGTTCCTGGCCCCAGAAGTTGTCAACTACGACTTTGTGTCATTCAACACCGACATGTGGAGCCTGGGAGTGATTACATATATGCT GCTAAGTGGTCTGTGTCCCTTCCTAGGTGACGACGACAATGAGACTTTGAATAACATTCTGGCCTGCCAGTGGAATTTTGAAGAGGCAGAATTTACAGACATCTCAGAGGAGGCCAAAGACTTCATCTCCAAACTCCTCATCATCAATAAAAG TTGGAGGATAGGTGCCTCTGAAGCGTTGAGACATCCTTGGCTCTCTGATGCAGTCCTCCATCACCGTCTTCATGAAAAG AAGAACATGTGTAACCGCTCACGCAGATCTTCATGCGTACCCACCACAGATAGTTGA
- the LOC139386520 gene encoding myosin light chain kinase 2, skeletal/cardiac muscle-like isoform X3, translating into MSSKIVNSNSSPGKPSTMDNLTDCTGAGLDLIQNRIESLSSKMDRLINIQEKVLNRLDGITQDIDGIERDVETLKVDNEEIHIPARALTLPLAQTQGTGVVGEVREMCHEMSSIMMALDQRSEKQAEKLDGMENLVLSIQQVIRFIGETVKSSRVMEMMFMRPAAHKASKSKDSKGKVDVKRQSSAEKSESSVTKKTDKSKDHKGKDGKEKSSLSTKDTISLRKQALLLKEVQKLNRENAERSSSGHQQQLTPDGVLDLEAGSGRASEGLGSSQTGSLSPNLLDLILKGPKAPVTEEESLSEEREAAGDGLKVEERKEEEEVIKKQEKEDHLSELKFKEEEREEELLKITEQPEEVRGAEEREGNKKEEDSAGPSEAADMSVKDLPPLPPSPEAPGETGSIPESCEVHNRSASSQSLEAAEQDQIEECSTSSKRRVAEEDLGVEDHKKSRVEGEAGEEYVRQGEKEQGERQEEEEEGERPEDEDEGWGIFKADGVDIRVELKERMGKEKKPDQSTEVRQSTGEQFFIDKSSPPPAPFNHRMVSAKPNQISNFYTINRAEVLGGGRFGQVHKCMENSSGLTLAAKIIKARSQKEKEVVKNEITVMNQLDHANLIQLYAAYESRNDIILVLEYVDGGELFDRIIDENYTLMELDTVLFIRQICEGLQHMHKMYILHLDLKPENILCVSRVTNKIKIIDFGLARKYKPREKLRINFGTPEFLAPEVVNYDFVSFNTDMWSLGVITYMLLSGLCPFLGDDDNETLNNILACQWNFEEAEFTDISEEAKDFISKLLIINKSWRIGASEALRHPWLSDAVLHHRLHEKKNMCNRSRRSSCVPTTDS; encoded by the exons ATGAGTTCAAAGATAGTGAACTCTAACTCATCCCCTGGAAAGCCAAGCACGATGGATAACCTAACTGACTGCACTGGTGCCGGCTTGGACCTCATTCAGAATCGCATTGAGTCTCTGAGCAGTAAGATGGACAGGCTCATCAACATCCAGGAGAAGGTCCTCAATCGGCTGGACGGAATAACCCAGGACATCGATGGTATCGAAAGGGACGTGGAAACTCTGAAGGTGGACAACGAGGAGATCCATATACCTGCAAGAGCCCTAACTCTTCCCCTGGCTCAAACCCAGGGTACAGGTGTGGTGGGCGAGGTGAGAGAGATGTGTCATGAGATGAGCTCCATCATGATGGCGTTGGACCAGCGCTCGGAGAAGCAGGCTGAGAAGCTGGACGGGATGGAGAATCTGGTCCTCAGCATCCAGCAGGTCATCAGATTCATTGGGGAGACGGTGAAGAGCTCCCGGGTTATGGAGATGATGTTTATGCGTCCTGCAGCACACAAGGCCTCCAAGTCCAAAGACAGTAAGGGCAAGGTGGACGTTAAGAGGCAATCGTCTGCAGAAAAGAGCGAGAGCTCAGTTACTAAGAAGACCGACAAG TCAAAAGATCAcaaggggaaggatgggaaggagaAGTCCAGTCTGAGCACAAAAG ACACCATCTCCCTGAGGAAGCAGGCGTTGCTGCTAAAGGAGGTTCAGAAGCTCAACAGGGAGAATGCAGAGAGATCATCATCAGGTCACCAGCAGCAGCTTACCCCTGATGGCGTCTTGGACCTGGAGGCTGGATCTGGAAGGGCCTCAGAGGGTTTGGGGTCATCACAGACTGGGTCCCTCAGCCCGAACCTGCTGGACTTGATCCTCAAGGGCCCCAAGGCCCCCGTGACCGAAGAGGAGTCATTGtctgaggagagggaggcagcagGAGATGGACtaaaagtggaggagaggaaggaggaagaggaggtcatAAAGAAGCAAGAGAAGGAAGACCACCTCAGTGAATTGAAGTTCAAGGAAGAGGAGCGAGAGGAAGAGCTGTTGAAAATCACAGAGCAGCCTGAGGAGGttagaggagcagaggagagagaggggaacaaaaAGGAGGAGGACAGTGCAGGCCCATCAGAAGCTGCTGATATGTCAGTTAAggatctccctcctctcccaccctcccctgAAGCTCCAGGAGAGACTGGCTCTATTCCAGAGAG TTGTGAAGTCCACAACAGAAGTGCCTCCTCTCAGTCTCTGGAAGCTGCAGAACAGGACCAGATTGAAGAGTGCAGCACCAGCAGTAAGCGTCGCGTGGCGGAGGAAGACCTGGGAGTGGAGGACCACAAGAAGAGTCGGGTGGAGGGAGAAGCAGGAGAGGAATATGTGAGGCAGGGGGAGAAGGAGCagggggagaggcaggaggaggaagaggaaggagaaagaccagaggatgaggatgagggatGGGGCATCTTCAAGGCAGACGGGGTGGATATCCGTGTGGAACTGAAGGAGAGGATGGGAAAAGAGAAGAAGCCTGATCAGTCTACAGAAGTCAGGCAGTCTACTGGGGAACAGTTCTTCATTG ATAAAAGCTCTCCTCCTCCGGCTCCATTCAACCATCGGATGGTGTCAGCCAAACCGAACCAGATCAGCAACTTCTACACCATCAACAGAGCAGAGGTTCTCGGAGG AGGTCGTTTTGGCCAGGTGCACAAATGCATGGAAAACTCCTCGGGTCTCACCCTGGCTGCCAAGATCATCAAAGCCCGGAGTCAGAAAGAGAAG GAGGTGGTGAAGAATGAGATCACGGTCATGAACCAGCTGGACCACGCCAACCTGATCCAGCTCTACGCTGCCTACGAGTCCAGGAACGACATCATCCTGGTGCTGGAATA tGTGGATGGAGGGGAGCTCTTTGACAGGATCATCGATGAGAACTACACTCTGATGGAGCTGGACACGGTGCTGTTCATCAGGCAGATCTGTGAGGGCCTGCAGCACATGCACAAGATGTACATCCTCCATCTGGACCTCAAG CCAGAGAATATTCTATGTGTGAGCAGAGTCACGAATAAAATTAAGATCATCGACTTTGGACTTGCCAGAAA ATACAAGCCCAGAGAGAAGTTACGAATAAATTTCGGCACCCCAGAGTTCCTGGCCCCAGAAGTTGTCAACTACGACTTTGTGTCATTCAACACCGACATGTGGAGCCTGGGAGTGATTACATATATGCT GCTAAGTGGTCTGTGTCCCTTCCTAGGTGACGACGACAATGAGACTTTGAATAACATTCTGGCCTGCCAGTGGAATTTTGAAGAGGCAGAATTTACAGACATCTCAGAGGAGGCCAAAGACTTCATCTCCAAACTCCTCATCATCAATAAAAG TTGGAGGATAGGTGCCTCTGAAGCGTTGAGACATCCTTGGCTCTCTGATGCAGTCCTCCATCACCGTCTTCATGAAAAG AAGAACATGTGTAACCGCTCACGCAGATCTTCATGCGTACCCACCACAGATAGTTGA
- the LOC139386520 gene encoding myosin light chain kinase 2, skeletal/cardiac muscle-like isoform X2, with protein sequence MSSKIVNSNSSPGKPSTMDNLTDCTGAGLDLIQNRIESLSSKMDRLINIQEKVLNRLDGITQDIDGIERDVETLKVDNEEIHIPARALTLPLAQTQGTGVVGEVREMCHEMSSIMMALDQRSEKQAEKLDGMENLVLSIQQVIRFIGETVKSSRVMEMMFMRPAAHKASKSKDSKGKVDVKRQSSAEKSESSVTKKTDKKTTSTKATKGTQGMITTKCEPKPSRPETTHSHKTTKLHGPKHFLTIRKLCGNFSKDHKGKDGKEKSSLSTKDTISLRKQALLLKEVQKLNRENAERSSSGHQQQLTPDGVLDLEAGSGRASEGLGSSQTGSLSPNLLDLILKGPKAPVTEEESLSEEREAAGDGLKVEERKEEEEVIKKQEKEDHLSELKFKEEEREEELLKITEQPEEVRGAEEREGNKKEEDSAGPSEAADMSVKDLPPLPPSPEAPGETGSIPESCEVHNRSASSQSLEAAEQDQIEECSTSSKRRVAEEDLGVEDHKKSRVEGEAGEEYVRQGEKEQGERQEEEEEGERPEDEDEGWGIFKADGVDIRVELKERMGKEKKPDQSTEVRQSTGEQFFIDKSSPPPAPFNHRMVSAKPNQISNFYTINRAEVLGGGRFGQVHKCMENSSGLTLAAKIIKARSQKEKEVVKNEITVMNQLDHANLIQLYAAYESRNDIILVLEYVDGGELFDRIIDENYTLMELDTVLFIRQICEGLQHMHKMYILHLDLKPENILCVSRVTNKIKIIDFGLARKYKPREKLRINFGTPEFLAPEVVNYDFVSFNTDMWSLGVITYMLLSGLCPFLGDDDNETLNNILACQWNFEEAEFTDISEEAKDFISKLLIINKSWRIGASEALRHPWLSDAVLHHRLHEKKNMCNRSRRSSCVPTTDS encoded by the exons ATGAGTTCAAAGATAGTGAACTCTAACTCATCCCCTGGAAAGCCAAGCACGATGGATAACCTAACTGACTGCACTGGTGCCGGCTTGGACCTCATTCAGAATCGCATTGAGTCTCTGAGCAGTAAGATGGACAGGCTCATCAACATCCAGGAGAAGGTCCTCAATCGGCTGGACGGAATAACCCAGGACATCGATGGTATCGAAAGGGACGTGGAAACTCTGAAGGTGGACAACGAGGAGATCCATATACCTGCAAGAGCCCTAACTCTTCCCCTGGCTCAAACCCAGGGTACAGGTGTGGTGGGCGAGGTGAGAGAGATGTGTCATGAGATGAGCTCCATCATGATGGCGTTGGACCAGCGCTCGGAGAAGCAGGCTGAGAAGCTGGACGGGATGGAGAATCTGGTCCTCAGCATCCAGCAGGTCATCAGATTCATTGGGGAGACGGTGAAGAGCTCCCGGGTTATGGAGATGATGTTTATGCGTCCTGCAGCACACAAGGCCTCCAAGTCCAAAGACAGTAAGGGCAAGGTGGACGTTAAGAGGCAATCGTCTGCAGAAAAGAGCGAGAGCTCAGTTACTAAGAAGACCGACAAG AAAACTACCTCTACTAAAGCCACTAAAGGGACTCAAGGGATGATAACCACTAAATGTGAACCCAAACCTAGTAGACCGGAGACCACTCACAGTCACAAGACAACGAAGCTCCACGGACCAAAGCATTTTCTCACAATCCGCAAACTCTGCGGAAACTTT TCAAAAGATCAcaaggggaaggatgggaaggagaAGTCCAGTCTGAGCACAAAAG ACACCATCTCCCTGAGGAAGCAGGCGTTGCTGCTAAAGGAGGTTCAGAAGCTCAACAGGGAGAATGCAGAGAGATCATCATCAGGTCACCAGCAGCAGCTTACCCCTGATGGCGTCTTGGACCTGGAGGCTGGATCTGGAAGGGCCTCAGAGGGTTTGGGGTCATCACAGACTGGGTCCCTCAGCCCGAACCTGCTGGACTTGATCCTCAAGGGCCCCAAGGCCCCCGTGACCGAAGAGGAGTCATTGtctgaggagagggaggcagcagGAGATGGACtaaaagtggaggagaggaaggaggaagaggaggtcatAAAGAAGCAAGAGAAGGAAGACCACCTCAGTGAATTGAAGTTCAAGGAAGAGGAGCGAGAGGAAGAGCTGTTGAAAATCACAGAGCAGCCTGAGGAGGttagaggagcagaggagagagaggggaacaaaaAGGAGGAGGACAGTGCAGGCCCATCAGAAGCTGCTGATATGTCAGTTAAggatctccctcctctcccaccctcccctgAAGCTCCAGGAGAGACTGGCTCTATTCCAGAGAG TTGTGAAGTCCACAACAGAAGTGCCTCCTCTCAGTCTCTGGAAGCTGCAGAACAGGACCAGATTGAAGAGTGCAGCACCAGCAGTAAGCGTCGCGTGGCGGAGGAAGACCTGGGAGTGGAGGACCACAAGAAGAGTCGGGTGGAGGGAGAAGCAGGAGAGGAATATGTGAGGCAGGGGGAGAAGGAGCagggggagaggcaggaggaggaagaggaaggagaaagaccagaggatgaggatgagggatGGGGCATCTTCAAGGCAGACGGGGTGGATATCCGTGTGGAACTGAAGGAGAGGATGGGAAAAGAGAAGAAGCCTGATCAGTCTACAGAAGTCAGGCAGTCTACTGGGGAACAGTTCTTCATTG ATAAAAGCTCTCCTCCTCCGGCTCCATTCAACCATCGGATGGTGTCAGCCAAACCGAACCAGATCAGCAACTTCTACACCATCAACAGAGCAGAGGTTCTCGGAGG AGGTCGTTTTGGCCAGGTGCACAAATGCATGGAAAACTCCTCGGGTCTCACCCTGGCTGCCAAGATCATCAAAGCCCGGAGTCAGAAAGAGAAG GAGGTGGTGAAGAATGAGATCACGGTCATGAACCAGCTGGACCACGCCAACCTGATCCAGCTCTACGCTGCCTACGAGTCCAGGAACGACATCATCCTGGTGCTGGAATA tGTGGATGGAGGGGAGCTCTTTGACAGGATCATCGATGAGAACTACACTCTGATGGAGCTGGACACGGTGCTGTTCATCAGGCAGATCTGTGAGGGCCTGCAGCACATGCACAAGATGTACATCCTCCATCTGGACCTCAAG CCAGAGAATATTCTATGTGTGAGCAGAGTCACGAATAAAATTAAGATCATCGACTTTGGACTTGCCAGAAA ATACAAGCCCAGAGAGAAGTTACGAATAAATTTCGGCACCCCAGAGTTCCTGGCCCCAGAAGTTGTCAACTACGACTTTGTGTCATTCAACACCGACATGTGGAGCCTGGGAGTGATTACATATATGCT GCTAAGTGGTCTGTGTCCCTTCCTAGGTGACGACGACAATGAGACTTTGAATAACATTCTGGCCTGCCAGTGGAATTTTGAAGAGGCAGAATTTACAGACATCTCAGAGGAGGCCAAAGACTTCATCTCCAAACTCCTCATCATCAATAAAAG TTGGAGGATAGGTGCCTCTGAAGCGTTGAGACATCCTTGGCTCTCTGATGCAGTCCTCCATCACCGTCTTCATGAAAAG AAGAACATGTGTAACCGCTCACGCAGATCTTCATGCGTACCCACCACAGATAGTTGA
- the LOC139386520 gene encoding myosin light chain kinase 2, skeletal/cardiac muscle-like isoform X1 produces MSSKIVNSNSSPGKPSTMDNLTDCTGAGLDLIQNRIESLSSKMDRLINIQEKVLNRLDGITQDIDGIERDVETLKVDNEEIHIPARALTLPLAQTQGTGVVGEVREMCHEMSSIMMALDQRSEKQAEKLDGMENLVLSIQQVIRFIGETVKSSRVMEMMFMRPAAHKASKSKDSKGKVDVKRQSSAEKSESSVTKKTDKKTTSTKATKGTQGMITTKCEPKPSRPETTHSHKTTKLHGPKHFLTIRKLCGNFSKDHKGKDGKEKSSLSTKGLKTQKKKPPDTADTISLRKQALLLKEVQKLNRENAERSSSGHQQQLTPDGVLDLEAGSGRASEGLGSSQTGSLSPNLLDLILKGPKAPVTEEESLSEEREAAGDGLKVEERKEEEEVIKKQEKEDHLSELKFKEEEREEELLKITEQPEEVRGAEEREGNKKEEDSAGPSEAADMSVKDLPPLPPSPEAPGETGSIPESCEVHNRSASSQSLEAAEQDQIEECSTSSKRRVAEEDLGVEDHKKSRVEGEAGEEYVRQGEKEQGERQEEEEEGERPEDEDEGWGIFKADGVDIRVELKERMGKEKKPDQSTEVRQSTGEQFFIDKSSPPPAPFNHRMVSAKPNQISNFYTINRAEVLGGGRFGQVHKCMENSSGLTLAAKIIKARSQKEKEVVKNEITVMNQLDHANLIQLYAAYESRNDIILVLEYVDGGELFDRIIDENYTLMELDTVLFIRQICEGLQHMHKMYILHLDLKPENILCVSRVTNKIKIIDFGLARKYKPREKLRINFGTPEFLAPEVVNYDFVSFNTDMWSLGVITYMLLSGLCPFLGDDDNETLNNILACQWNFEEAEFTDISEEAKDFISKLLIINKSWRIGASEALRHPWLSDAVLHHRLHEKKNMCNRSRRSSCVPTTDS; encoded by the exons ATGAGTTCAAAGATAGTGAACTCTAACTCATCCCCTGGAAAGCCAAGCACGATGGATAACCTAACTGACTGCACTGGTGCCGGCTTGGACCTCATTCAGAATCGCATTGAGTCTCTGAGCAGTAAGATGGACAGGCTCATCAACATCCAGGAGAAGGTCCTCAATCGGCTGGACGGAATAACCCAGGACATCGATGGTATCGAAAGGGACGTGGAAACTCTGAAGGTGGACAACGAGGAGATCCATATACCTGCAAGAGCCCTAACTCTTCCCCTGGCTCAAACCCAGGGTACAGGTGTGGTGGGCGAGGTGAGAGAGATGTGTCATGAGATGAGCTCCATCATGATGGCGTTGGACCAGCGCTCGGAGAAGCAGGCTGAGAAGCTGGACGGGATGGAGAATCTGGTCCTCAGCATCCAGCAGGTCATCAGATTCATTGGGGAGACGGTGAAGAGCTCCCGGGTTATGGAGATGATGTTTATGCGTCCTGCAGCACACAAGGCCTCCAAGTCCAAAGACAGTAAGGGCAAGGTGGACGTTAAGAGGCAATCGTCTGCAGAAAAGAGCGAGAGCTCAGTTACTAAGAAGACCGACAAG AAAACTACCTCTACTAAAGCCACTAAAGGGACTCAAGGGATGATAACCACTAAATGTGAACCCAAACCTAGTAGACCGGAGACCACTCACAGTCACAAGACAACGAAGCTCCACGGACCAAAGCATTTTCTCACAATCCGCAAACTCTGCGGAAACTTT TCAAAAGATCAcaaggggaaggatgggaaggagaAGTCCAGTCTGAGCACAAAAGGTCTGAAAACACAGAAGAAGAAACCCCCAGATACAGCAG ACACCATCTCCCTGAGGAAGCAGGCGTTGCTGCTAAAGGAGGTTCAGAAGCTCAACAGGGAGAATGCAGAGAGATCATCATCAGGTCACCAGCAGCAGCTTACCCCTGATGGCGTCTTGGACCTGGAGGCTGGATCTGGAAGGGCCTCAGAGGGTTTGGGGTCATCACAGACTGGGTCCCTCAGCCCGAACCTGCTGGACTTGATCCTCAAGGGCCCCAAGGCCCCCGTGACCGAAGAGGAGTCATTGtctgaggagagggaggcagcagGAGATGGACtaaaagtggaggagaggaaggaggaagaggaggtcatAAAGAAGCAAGAGAAGGAAGACCACCTCAGTGAATTGAAGTTCAAGGAAGAGGAGCGAGAGGAAGAGCTGTTGAAAATCACAGAGCAGCCTGAGGAGGttagaggagcagaggagagagaggggaacaaaaAGGAGGAGGACAGTGCAGGCCCATCAGAAGCTGCTGATATGTCAGTTAAggatctccctcctctcccaccctcccctgAAGCTCCAGGAGAGACTGGCTCTATTCCAGAGAG TTGTGAAGTCCACAACAGAAGTGCCTCCTCTCAGTCTCTGGAAGCTGCAGAACAGGACCAGATTGAAGAGTGCAGCACCAGCAGTAAGCGTCGCGTGGCGGAGGAAGACCTGGGAGTGGAGGACCACAAGAAGAGTCGGGTGGAGGGAGAAGCAGGAGAGGAATATGTGAGGCAGGGGGAGAAGGAGCagggggagaggcaggaggaggaagaggaaggagaaagaccagaggatgaggatgagggatGGGGCATCTTCAAGGCAGACGGGGTGGATATCCGTGTGGAACTGAAGGAGAGGATGGGAAAAGAGAAGAAGCCTGATCAGTCTACAGAAGTCAGGCAGTCTACTGGGGAACAGTTCTTCATTG ATAAAAGCTCTCCTCCTCCGGCTCCATTCAACCATCGGATGGTGTCAGCCAAACCGAACCAGATCAGCAACTTCTACACCATCAACAGAGCAGAGGTTCTCGGAGG AGGTCGTTTTGGCCAGGTGCACAAATGCATGGAAAACTCCTCGGGTCTCACCCTGGCTGCCAAGATCATCAAAGCCCGGAGTCAGAAAGAGAAG GAGGTGGTGAAGAATGAGATCACGGTCATGAACCAGCTGGACCACGCCAACCTGATCCAGCTCTACGCTGCCTACGAGTCCAGGAACGACATCATCCTGGTGCTGGAATA tGTGGATGGAGGGGAGCTCTTTGACAGGATCATCGATGAGAACTACACTCTGATGGAGCTGGACACGGTGCTGTTCATCAGGCAGATCTGTGAGGGCCTGCAGCACATGCACAAGATGTACATCCTCCATCTGGACCTCAAG CCAGAGAATATTCTATGTGTGAGCAGAGTCACGAATAAAATTAAGATCATCGACTTTGGACTTGCCAGAAA ATACAAGCCCAGAGAGAAGTTACGAATAAATTTCGGCACCCCAGAGTTCCTGGCCCCAGAAGTTGTCAACTACGACTTTGTGTCATTCAACACCGACATGTGGAGCCTGGGAGTGATTACATATATGCT GCTAAGTGGTCTGTGTCCCTTCCTAGGTGACGACGACAATGAGACTTTGAATAACATTCTGGCCTGCCAGTGGAATTTTGAAGAGGCAGAATTTACAGACATCTCAGAGGAGGCCAAAGACTTCATCTCCAAACTCCTCATCATCAATAAAAG TTGGAGGATAGGTGCCTCTGAAGCGTTGAGACATCCTTGGCTCTCTGATGCAGTCCTCCATCACCGTCTTCATGAAAAG AAGAACATGTGTAACCGCTCACGCAGATCTTCATGCGTACCCACCACAGATAGTTGA